In a genomic window of Nodularia sp. LEGE 06071:
- a CDS encoding Tab2/Atab2 family RNA-binding protein, with protein sequence MGSIWEIDFYSRPILDENQKKVWEVLVCESPSDIRTKPESLFRYAQYCPSTQVNSGWLRRALQEAIEKAGEAPIRIRFFRRQMSNMITKACQDVGIPAQPSRRILVLNQWLKQRMEEVYPQEPGYQGGTNLSVRLDSPLPQRLPDALEGKQWAFVSLQAADFAEMSEWEIGFGEAFPLELANVSPETRIPGVLIFSPRALPIAGWLSGLELACLNFDTKQGERLVLETGATESWILANIKNPQTLAEAKGYEKAKEEANGVHFIGVQSDPQAESFTGFWLLQNLNIA encoded by the coding sequence ATGGGTAGTATTTGGGAAATCGATTTTTACTCTCGTCCAATTTTGGACGAAAATCAGAAAAAAGTTTGGGAAGTCTTAGTTTGCGAAAGTCCTTCGGATATCCGCACCAAACCGGAATCTTTGTTTCGTTATGCACAATATTGCCCCAGCACTCAGGTAAATTCGGGTTGGTTGCGGAGGGCGTTACAGGAAGCCATCGAAAAGGCAGGGGAAGCACCAATCAGAATCCGCTTTTTCCGCCGTCAAATGAGCAACATGATTACTAAAGCTTGCCAGGATGTGGGTATCCCTGCTCAACCTAGCCGCCGTATTTTAGTTCTCAATCAATGGTTGAAACAGCGCATGGAGGAAGTTTATCCTCAAGAACCAGGGTATCAAGGCGGTACTAATCTCTCGGTGCGCTTAGACAGCCCTTTACCTCAACGTTTACCAGATGCTTTAGAAGGTAAGCAGTGGGCATTTGTTAGCCTACAAGCTGCTGATTTTGCCGAAATGTCAGAATGGGAGATTGGCTTTGGTGAAGCTTTTCCCCTGGAGTTGGCTAATGTGTCTCCTGAAACTCGCATTCCTGGTGTGTTAATTTTCTCACCTAGAGCCTTACCTATAGCCGGGTGGCTGTCGGGTTTGGAATTGGCTTGCTTGAACTTTGACACTAAACAAGGGGAAAGATTGGTTTTAGAAACTGGTGCTACGGAAAGTTGGATTTTGGCTAATATCAAAAATCCCCAAACTTTAGCAGAAGCCAAAGGTTATGAGAAAGCCAAAGAAGAAGCTAATGGAGTGCATTTTATTGGTGTTCAGTCTGATCCTCAAGCAGAATCTTTCACCGGATTCTGGCTTCTCCAAAATTTAAATATTGCGTAA
- a CDS encoding universal stress protein encodes MFERILICTDFSDGLHRLSQFISSLKLAGIKQIVFLHVVPLWEKGIIPQVDSEKIAQAQTRLAKAIEQSPTDVEVKIEVQSGKPVETILKVAQAYQSELIILGSPTRSILTEKLVGSTMAELSRQTKIPLLVVRPQLFSAYTTEELTLRCQHLFRSLLIPYNDSKVSHYLVQQVKHLAQKQSDKYLQQCQLCWVLENKSPKETLRKILPQQAKETLSQIKAELEEVNLQVETEVLEGNYVTQVLDTAVMADISAIAVSSGTIGKLQEWLVSSFAAELLRQSWYPVLFFPFSD; translated from the coding sequence ATGTTTGAACGAATTTTAATTTGCACAGATTTTTCTGACGGGTTGCATCGTCTATCACAATTTATTTCCAGTCTAAAACTGGCAGGAATCAAGCAAATTGTTTTTCTCCACGTTGTGCCATTGTGGGAAAAAGGCATTATTCCCCAAGTGGATAGTGAAAAAATAGCACAAGCTCAAACCCGATTGGCAAAAGCGATTGAGCAAAGTCCGACTGATGTAGAAGTAAAAATAGAAGTTCAATCAGGCAAGCCAGTTGAGACAATCTTGAAGGTAGCCCAAGCATATCAATCTGAACTGATTATCCTGGGTTCTCCAACTCGCAGCATACTGACGGAGAAACTAGTCGGTAGTACGATGGCTGAGTTATCCCGCCAAACCAAGATTCCTCTACTAGTAGTGCGTCCTCAGTTATTTTCTGCCTACACTACAGAAGAATTAACACTGCGTTGTCAGCACCTTTTTCGCTCTTTGCTAATTCCCTATAACGATAGTAAAGTCTCGCATTATCTGGTGCAACAGGTTAAACATTTAGCCCAAAAACAATCTGATAAATATCTCCAACAATGTCAGCTTTGCTGGGTTTTAGAGAATAAAAGTCCCAAAGAAACACTCAGAAAAATCCTCCCACAGCAGGCGAAAGAAACCCTGTCTCAGATTAAAGCTGAGTTGGAGGAGGTAAATTTACAGGTGGAGACAGAAGTCCTAGAGGGGAACTATGTCACCCAGGTGTTAGATACAGCTGTCATGGCTGATATTAGCGCGATCGCCGTGTCTTCAGGAACAATCGGTAAACTCCAAGAATGGTTAGTTTCCAGTTTTGCAGCGGAACTATTGCGTCAAAGCTGGTATCCTGTACTCTTTTTCCCATTCTCAGATTAA
- a CDS encoding DUF561 domain-containing protein, producing the protein MTMHSHLQRAFADRRVLKVISGLNNFDRDRVAATIKAAELGGATFVDIAADAALVQMAKKLINLPICVSAVEPEKFVEAVNAGADLIEIGNFDSFYAQGRKFEAEEVLALTHQTRALLPEITLSVTVPHILELDQQVQLAEELVKAGADIIQTEGGTSSQPAHPGTLGLIEKAAPTLAAAYEIARVVSVPVLCASGISSVTAPLAIASGAAGVGVGSAINQLNSEVAMIAAVRGLVEALAIANRAIA; encoded by the coding sequence ATGACAATGCATTCTCATCTCCAACGTGCATTTGCTGACCGCCGCGTTCTGAAAGTGATTAGCGGCTTGAACAACTTTGATCGCGATCGCGTGGCTGCTACTATTAAAGCTGCGGAACTTGGTGGTGCGACCTTTGTCGATATCGCCGCCGATGCTGCTTTAGTGCAGATGGCGAAAAAATTGATTAATTTACCGATTTGTGTATCAGCCGTCGAACCAGAAAAATTTGTGGAAGCTGTCAACGCTGGTGCAGATTTGATTGAAATCGGTAACTTTGATAGTTTTTACGCCCAAGGACGTAAATTTGAAGCCGAGGAAGTTTTAGCACTAACTCACCAAACCCGCGCCCTGCTGCCAGAAATCACCCTATCTGTGACAGTTCCTCACATCCTGGAACTAGATCAACAGGTACAACTAGCTGAGGAACTGGTAAAAGCTGGAGCCGATATTATTCAAACCGAAGGCGGTACTAGCAGCCAGCCAGCACACCCTGGAACCTTGGGATTAATTGAAAAAGCCGCCCCCACCTTAGCAGCAGCTTATGAAATTGCTCGTGTGGTTTCCGTACCTGTACTGTGTGCTTCCGGTATTTCTAGCGTCACCGCCCCCCTAGCGATCGCCTCTGGTGCAGCTGGCGTTGGTGTTGGTTCGGCGATTAATCAACTCAATAGCGAAGTAGCCATGATTGCTGCTGTGCGTGGCTTAGTAGAAGCTTTAGCCATTGCTAACAGAGCGATCGCTTAG
- a CDS encoding DegT/DnrJ/EryC1/StrS family aminotransferase, which produces MIQSVNSIPAFDIKQQYATIAAEVSAAVLEVLASGRYIGGPLVESFEQQFAAYHHVSNCIGCNSGTDALYLALRALEIGPGDEVITTPFTFVATAEVISAVGAKPIFVDIDTNTFNLDLQQVAAAITPKTKAIIPVHLFGQPVDMTALMAIANSKNLAVIEDCAQSTGATWNHQKVGSIGHIGCFSFYPTKNLGGCGDGGAITTNDPELAAKLRVLKEHGQKNRYYYEEIGVNSRLDSLQAAILQIKLRYLDTWNNQRQAIAAYYQQFLSQIPGIVTPQELAGGAGVWNQYTIRISSAGRNGASTTYRDSVRHQLQERGVSSMVYYPHPLHLQPVYQTLGYQPGQLPVAELAAHEVLSLPMFPELTQEQQDQVIYALKDSLG; this is translated from the coding sequence ATGATCCAAAGTGTAAATTCTATTCCTGCCTTTGATATTAAGCAACAATACGCCACCATTGCCGCAGAAGTGAGTGCAGCCGTTTTAGAAGTTTTGGCTTCTGGGCGTTATATTGGCGGTCCTTTAGTTGAAAGCTTTGAGCAACAGTTTGCCGCCTATCATCATGTAAGTAATTGTATAGGTTGCAACTCTGGAACTGATGCACTTTACTTAGCTTTACGCGCTTTGGAAATTGGTCCAGGTGATGAAGTTATTACCACACCTTTTACCTTTGTAGCCACAGCCGAAGTCATTAGTGCTGTGGGTGCAAAACCAATTTTTGTTGATATTGACACTAATACTTTTAATCTTGATTTGCAGCAAGTAGCCGCAGCCATTACACCTAAAACCAAAGCTATTATCCCGGTTCACTTATTTGGACAACCTGTGGATATGACAGCATTGATGGCGATCGCTAACTCCAAAAATTTAGCAGTTATTGAAGATTGCGCTCAATCCACAGGTGCAACTTGGAACCATCAAAAAGTCGGCAGCATCGGACATATTGGTTGCTTTAGTTTCTACCCTACCAAGAATTTGGGTGGTTGCGGTGATGGTGGAGCTATTACCACTAATGATCCGGAATTGGCGGCGAAACTGCGGGTACTCAAAGAACATGGGCAGAAAAATCGTTATTACTACGAAGAAATTGGGGTAAATAGTCGCTTGGATAGTTTGCAAGCCGCTATTCTCCAAATTAAACTGCGTTATCTCGATACTTGGAACAATCAACGACAGGCGATCGCAGCTTATTACCAACAATTTCTGAGTCAAATTCCCGGTATTGTTACACCACAAGAATTAGCCGGGGGCGCTGGTGTCTGGAATCAATACACTATTCGCATCTCCAGCGCCGGACGAAATGGTGCTAGCACCACCTACCGAGACTCAGTGCGTCATCAACTGCAAGAAAGGGGAGTAAGTTCAATGGTTTACTATCCCCACCCTTTACATTTGCAGCCTGTTTATCAAACCCTGGGTTATCAGCCAGGACAGTTACCAGTAGCCGAGTTAGCAGCTCACGAGGTTCTATCTTTGCCGATGTTCCCCGAATTGACACAGGAACAGCAAGATCAGGTGATTTATGCTCTAAAAGATAGCTTGGGGTAG
- a CDS encoding ABC transporter permease, with amino-acid sequence MQDLIKLDFVDLAIAVGLMAIAIGLSAWEKLGLELNLAIATGRTILQLLVLGYVLDFIFALDNVWGVLAILAVILTVAAIVARNRISPKIPQVLPLVWGAILISTAVTVLYANFLIIQPDRWYEPRYVIPLAGIVLGNAMNAAAIAGERLVSTMNAQSVEIETHLSLGATPQQAVTQYRKEAIRAAFLPTLNQMMLVGMVAIPGITTGQLIAGIRPLDAISYEILIIFMVAIANLLTTILVTRGLYRQFFNSAAQLVR; translated from the coding sequence ATGCAGGATTTAATCAAGTTGGATTTCGTTGATTTAGCTATTGCTGTGGGATTGATGGCGATCGCTATTGGTTTATCAGCTTGGGAAAAGTTAGGACTAGAATTAAACTTAGCGATCGCCACAGGCAGAACCATCTTACAACTACTCGTATTAGGATACGTTTTAGACTTCATTTTTGCTTTAGACAATGTTTGGGGAGTTTTGGCGATTTTAGCAGTAATCTTGACAGTTGCAGCAATTGTTGCCCGAAATCGTATCAGTCCCAAAATTCCCCAAGTTTTACCCTTGGTATGGGGAGCAATTTTAATTAGTACTGCTGTGACAGTTCTTTATGCCAATTTCTTAATTATTCAACCAGACAGGTGGTATGAACCACGTTATGTAATTCCTCTAGCAGGAATAGTATTGGGTAATGCCATGAATGCAGCTGCGATCGCCGGTGAACGTCTTGTCAGTACCATGAATGCCCAGTCTGTGGAAATAGAAACACACTTAAGCTTAGGTGCAACTCCCCAGCAAGCAGTCACCCAGTACCGCAAAGAAGCCATTAGAGCCGCATTTCTCCCCACTCTCAATCAAATGATGCTTGTGGGTATGGTAGCTATCCCCGGAATTACCACAGGTCAGTTAATCGCCGGGATTAGACCCCTTGATGCTATTTCCTACGAAATTTTAATTATTTTCATGGTTGCGATCGCT